In Streptomyces alboniger, the following are encoded in one genomic region:
- a CDS encoding amino acid permease produces MTSQPSLAKADSNPSSPGEPQSGGTGDTGDGLKAGLKNRHLSMIAIGGVIGAGLFVGSSSGIAAAGPAILISYALVGTMVVLVMRMLGEMAAARPTSGSFSTYADQALGRWAGFSIGWLYWFFWVVVLAVEATAGAVILNGWIPAVPQWGWALIVMVVLTATNLVSVGSYGEFEFWFAGIKVVAIGGFVVIGLLAVFGLLPGSDNPGAGFAHLTDAGGFMPKGAGAILTGVLMVVFSFMGSEIVTLAAGESEDPQRAVTKATNSVIWRIGVFYLGSILVVITLLPWNDKSITEHGSYVAALNSIGIPHAGQVMNVIVLTAVLSCLNSGLYTASRMAFSLGQRGDAPKAFARTNERGVPRAAILGSVVFGFVAVWFNYQWKDTVFDFLLNSSGAVALFVWLMICFTQLRMRGIILREEPEKLVVKMWLFPYLTWVTIAMISFVLVYMLTDETGRKQVLLSLLAAAFVVVFSVVREKVRPRVDA; encoded by the coding sequence ATGACCTCGCAACCCTCCCTTGCGAAGGCAGACAGCAACCCCTCATCCCCTGGGGAACCGCAGTCTGGCGGCACTGGTGACACCGGCGACGGCCTGAAAGCGGGTCTCAAGAACCGCCACCTCTCCATGATCGCGATCGGCGGTGTGATCGGCGCCGGTCTCTTCGTCGGCTCCAGTTCCGGCATCGCCGCCGCCGGACCCGCGATCCTGATCTCGTACGCCCTCGTCGGCACGATGGTCGTCCTCGTGATGCGGATGCTCGGCGAGATGGCCGCCGCCCGGCCCACCTCCGGCTCCTTCTCCACCTACGCCGACCAGGCGCTCGGCCGCTGGGCCGGTTTCTCCATCGGCTGGCTCTACTGGTTCTTCTGGGTCGTCGTGCTCGCGGTGGAGGCCACCGCCGGTGCCGTGATCCTCAACGGCTGGATACCCGCCGTCCCGCAGTGGGGCTGGGCGCTCATCGTGATGGTGGTGCTCACCGCGACGAACCTCGTCTCGGTCGGCTCGTACGGCGAGTTCGAGTTCTGGTTCGCCGGGATCAAGGTCGTCGCGATCGGCGGCTTCGTCGTCATCGGTCTGCTCGCCGTCTTCGGCCTGCTGCCCGGCTCCGACAACCCGGGCGCCGGATTCGCGCACCTCACGGACGCGGGCGGCTTCATGCCCAAGGGCGCGGGCGCCATCCTCACCGGTGTGCTGATGGTCGTCTTCTCCTTCATGGGCAGCGAGATCGTCACGCTGGCCGCCGGTGAGTCCGAGGACCCGCAGCGCGCGGTCACCAAGGCGACGAACAGCGTCATCTGGCGCATCGGCGTCTTCTACCTGGGCTCGATCCTCGTCGTGATCACGCTCCTTCCGTGGAATGACAAGTCGATCACCGAGCACGGCAGCTACGTCGCCGCGCTGAACTCGATCGGCATCCCGCACGCCGGTCAGGTCATGAACGTCATCGTCCTCACGGCCGTGCTCTCCTGCCTCAACTCCGGGCTCTACACCGCCTCCCGCATGGCCTTCTCGCTCGGCCAGCGCGGCGACGCGCCCAAGGCCTTCGCGCGCACCAACGAGCGCGGCGTGCCCCGGGCCGCCATCCTCGGCTCCGTCGTCTTCGGTTTCGTCGCCGTCTGGTTCAACTACCAGTGGAAGGACACCGTCTTCGACTTCCTGCTCAACTCGTCGGGCGCGGTGGCCCTGTTCGTCTGGCTGATGATCTGCTTCACGCAGCTGCGGATGCGCGGGATCATCCTGCGCGAGGAGCCGGAGAAGCTCGTCGTGAAGATGTGGCTCTTCCCGTACCTGACGTGGGTGACGATCGCGATGATCTCGTTCGTCCTCGTCTACATGCTGACCGACGAGACCGGGCGCAAGCAGGTGCTGCTCTCGCTCCTGGCGGCCGCGTTCGTGGTCGTGTTCTCGGTGGTGCGGGAGAAGGTCCGTCCTCGGGTCGACGCCTGA
- a CDS encoding biotin transporter BioY — MSIAAATTRPGQVLADLLPASRVKDAALVLGGAALTGIAAQIAVPVPGSPVPVTGQTFAALLVGTALGARRGFLSLALYALVGMAGMPWFAQAKSGAALPTLGYILGMLLAATVVGALARRGADRSVLRTAGTMVLGSAIIYAVGVPYLAAATGMSLTQAVAAGLTPFLIGDALKAALAMGALPTAWKLLDR; from the coding sequence ATGAGCATCGCCGCTGCCACCACCCGCCCCGGCCAGGTCCTCGCCGACCTGCTGCCCGCGTCCCGCGTGAAGGACGCGGCCCTCGTGCTCGGTGGCGCCGCGCTCACCGGGATCGCCGCCCAGATCGCGGTGCCCGTGCCGGGCTCGCCCGTTCCGGTGACCGGGCAGACCTTCGCCGCGCTGCTCGTCGGCACCGCGCTCGGCGCCCGCCGCGGCTTCCTCTCCCTCGCGCTGTACGCCCTCGTCGGCATGGCCGGCATGCCGTGGTTCGCGCAGGCCAAGTCGGGCGCCGCGCTCCCCACCCTCGGCTACATCCTCGGCATGCTGCTCGCCGCCACCGTCGTGGGCGCCCTCGCCCGCCGCGGCGCCGACCGCTCCGTGCTGCGTACGGCGGGCACGATGGTGCTCGGTTCCGCGATCATCTACGCGGTCGGTGTCCCCTACCTCGCCGCCGCGACCGGCATGTCGCTGACCCAGGCCGTCGCCGCCGGGCTCACGCCCTTCCTGATCGGCGACGCCCTGAAGGCCGCCCTCGCGATGGGCGCGCTGCCCACGGCCTGGAAGCTGCTCGACCGCTAA
- a CDS encoding DsbA family protein yields the protein MSENTGKTPVDFWFDPLCPWAWMASRWLLEVEKVRDVEVRWHVMSLAVLNEDKLDQLPEDYRDMLANEAWGPVRVVIAAQQKHGEEITGKLYTALGTRIHNRGEGLTREAVVGALEDVGLPADLADHMDSDAYDTELRASHKEGIDKVGQEVGTPVIAVPGADGEQVAFFGPVVTPAPKGEAAARLWDGTLLVASTPGFYEIKRTRTQGPIFD from the coding sequence ATGTCCGAGAACACCGGCAAGACCCCGGTCGACTTCTGGTTCGACCCGCTGTGCCCCTGGGCGTGGATGGCGTCGCGCTGGTTGCTCGAAGTGGAGAAGGTCCGCGACGTCGAGGTCCGCTGGCACGTGATGAGCCTCGCCGTGCTGAACGAGGACAAGCTGGACCAGCTTCCCGAGGACTACCGCGACATGCTCGCGAACGAGGCCTGGGGCCCGGTGCGCGTCGTCATCGCCGCCCAGCAGAAGCACGGCGAGGAGATCACCGGCAAGCTCTACACCGCGCTCGGCACCCGCATCCACAACCGCGGCGAGGGCCTCACCCGCGAGGCCGTCGTCGGGGCCCTTGAGGACGTCGGGCTGCCCGCCGACCTCGCCGACCACATGGACTCCGACGCCTACGACACCGAGCTGCGCGCCTCCCACAAGGAGGGCATCGACAAGGTCGGCCAGGAGGTCGGCACGCCCGTCATCGCCGTCCCCGGCGCCGACGGCGAGCAGGTCGCCTTCTTCGGTCCGGTCGTCACCCCGGCCCCCAAGGGCGAGGCCGCGGCGCGCCTGTGGGACGGCACGCTGCTCGTCGCATCGACGCCGGGCTTCTACGAGATCAAGCGCACGCGTACGCAGGGCCCGATCTTCGACTGA
- a CDS encoding amino acid permease, giving the protein MSRTSTSQDAAPAPDAAPKADSPLVHGLKQRHLSMIALGGVIGAGLFVGSGAGIAAAGPSIVLAYAISGALVMLVMRMLGEMSAANPASGSFSVHAERAIGPWAGFTAGWGFWFLLCVAVGLEGIGAANIMVGWFPDTPQWAWVALFMLVFCGANLTAVKNFGEFEFWFAALKVGAITLFLGIGTLAILGILPGSDAPAPGLGNLTGDGGFMPNGTDGLIIGLLASVFAYGGLETVTIAAAESENPVHSVAKAVRTAMWRIALFYVGSMLVVVTLLPWDNKEVVAKGPYVATLDHLGIPGAGQIMNVIVLIALLSAMNANIYGASRMSYSLIERGQGPKVLGRVDSGVPRLAVLASSVFGFVCVLLSYWSPDKVFPWLLNMIGAMILVVWIFIAVSQLILRRRTEREEPQKLVVKMWAYPFLTWVALAGMAYIFYLMTEQPDTRKQLLATGTLTLCLAVIGFVRQRLAEKRAISS; this is encoded by the coding sequence ATGTCTCGGACGTCCACCTCCCAGGACGCAGCACCAGCACCTGATGCGGCACCCAAGGCCGACTCCCCCCTCGTCCACGGCCTCAAGCAGCGGCACCTCTCCATGATCGCCCTCGGCGGCGTGATCGGCGCCGGGCTCTTCGTGGGCTCCGGGGCGGGCATCGCCGCGGCGGGGCCCTCGATCGTCCTCGCCTACGCGATATCCGGCGCCCTCGTCATGCTCGTGATGCGCATGCTGGGCGAGATGTCGGCCGCCAACCCGGCCTCGGGCTCCTTCTCCGTCCACGCCGAGCGGGCCATCGGCCCCTGGGCGGGCTTCACCGCGGGCTGGGGCTTCTGGTTCCTGCTCTGCGTCGCCGTCGGCCTTGAGGGCATCGGCGCCGCGAACATCATGGTGGGCTGGTTCCCCGACACCCCGCAGTGGGCCTGGGTCGCCCTGTTCATGCTGGTGTTCTGCGGCGCGAACCTGACGGCCGTGAAGAACTTCGGCGAGTTCGAGTTCTGGTTCGCCGCCCTCAAGGTCGGCGCCATCACGCTCTTCCTCGGCATCGGCACCCTCGCCATCCTCGGCATCCTGCCCGGCTCGGACGCCCCGGCCCCCGGCCTCGGCAACCTCACGGGCGACGGCGGCTTCATGCCGAACGGCACGGACGGCCTGATCATCGGCCTCCTCGCCTCGGTCTTCGCGTACGGCGGTCTGGAGACCGTCACCATCGCGGCCGCCGAGTCCGAGAACCCGGTCCACAGCGTCGCCAAGGCCGTGCGCACGGCGATGTGGCGCATCGCCCTCTTCTACGTCGGCTCCATGCTCGTCGTCGTCACGCTGCTCCCCTGGGACAACAAGGAAGTCGTGGCCAAGGGCCCCTACGTCGCCACCCTGGACCACCTCGGCATCCCCGGCGCCGGCCAGATCATGAACGTCATCGTCCTGATCGCCCTGCTCTCCGCGATGAACGCCAACATCTACGGCGCCTCCCGCATGTCGTACTCCCTGATCGAGCGCGGCCAGGGCCCCAAGGTGCTCGGCCGGGTCGACAGCGGCGTGCCGCGCCTGGCCGTCCTCGCCTCCTCGGTCTTCGGCTTCGTCTGCGTGCTGCTCAGCTACTGGAGCCCCGACAAGGTCTTCCCCTGGCTGCTCAACATGATCGGCGCGATGATCCTGGTCGTCTGGATCTTCATCGCCGTCTCGCAGCTGATCCTGCGCCGCAGGACGGAACGCGAGGAGCCGCAGAAGCTCGTCGTGAAGATGTGGGCCTACCCCTTCCTCACCTGGGTGGCGCTGGCCGGGATGGCGTACATCTTCTACTTGATGACCGAGCAGCCGGACACCCGCAAGCAGCTCCTCGCCACCGGAACGCTGACGCTGTGCCTCGCGGTCATCGGCTTCGTCCGGCAGCGGCTCGCCGAGAAGCGCGCCATCTCCTCCTGA
- a CDS encoding superoxide dismutase has protein sequence MAIYTLPELPYDYAALEPVINPQIIELHHDKHHAAYVKGANDTLEQLEEARDKETWGAINGLEKNLAFHLSGHILHSIYWHNMNSPKDGGGGEPLAADGVGELADAIAESFGSFAKFKAQLTKASATTQGSGWGVLAYEPLSGRLIVEQVYDHQGNVGQGSTPILVFDAWEHAFYLQYKNQKVDFIEAMWQVVNWQDVAKRYEAAKQRVNSLLLTP, from the coding sequence ATGGCCATTTACACGCTTCCAGAACTTCCGTACGACTACGCGGCGCTCGAGCCGGTCATCAACCCCCAGATCATCGAGCTGCACCACGACAAGCACCACGCGGCGTATGTGAAGGGCGCGAACGACACCCTTGAGCAGCTGGAGGAGGCGCGCGACAAGGAGACGTGGGGCGCCATCAACGGCCTGGAGAAGAACCTGGCCTTCCACCTCTCCGGCCACATCCTGCACAGCATCTACTGGCACAACATGAACAGCCCCAAGGACGGTGGCGGCGGTGAGCCGCTGGCCGCCGACGGTGTCGGCGAGCTGGCGGACGCGATCGCCGAGTCCTTCGGCTCCTTCGCCAAGTTCAAGGCCCAGCTGACCAAGGCCTCGGCGACCACGCAGGGTTCGGGCTGGGGCGTGCTCGCCTACGAGCCGCTCAGCGGCCGCCTCATCGTCGAGCAGGTCTACGACCACCAGGGCAACGTCGGCCAGGGCTCGACTCCGATCCTGGTCTTCGACGCCTGGGAGCACGCCTTCTACCTCCAGTACAAGAACCAGAAGGTCGACTTCATCGAGGCCATGTGGCAGGTCGTCAACTGGCAGGACGTCGCCAAGCGTTACGAGGCCGCCAAGCAGCGCGTGAACAGCCTGCTGCTGACCCCGTGA
- a CDS encoding ribose-5-phosphate isomerase, which yields MRVYLGSDHAGYELKNHLVEWLKSHGHEPVDCGPHIYDAQDDYPPFCLRAAERTAADPEALGIVIGGSGNGEQIAANKVKGVRAALAWSEQTAALGREHNDANVISIGGRMHTQEEATKFVEIFLATPYSGEERHTRRIDMLSAYETTGELPPIPAGHPQQ from the coding sequence ATGCGCGTGTACCTCGGCTCGGATCATGCCGGCTACGAACTCAAGAACCACCTGGTCGAATGGCTCAAGAGCCACGGCCACGAGCCCGTCGACTGCGGGCCCCACATCTATGACGCCCAGGACGACTACCCGCCGTTCTGCCTGCGCGCCGCGGAGAGGACGGCCGCGGACCCCGAGGCCCTCGGCATCGTCATCGGCGGCTCGGGCAACGGCGAGCAGATCGCCGCGAACAAGGTCAAGGGCGTCCGTGCGGCGCTGGCCTGGAGCGAGCAGACCGCTGCGCTCGGGCGTGAGCACAATGACGCGAACGTCATCTCGATCGGCGGGCGGATGCACACCCAGGAGGAGGCGACGAAGTTCGTCGAGATCTTCCTGGCTACGCCGTACTCGGGTGAGGAGCGTCACACTCGCCGCATCGACATGCTGTCGGCCTACGAGACGACGGGCGAGCTGCCCCCCATCCCGGCCGGGCACCCCCAGCAGTAG
- a CDS encoding amino acid permease gives MHDAPPDESAPGTGEPLGTGEPLGGGLKQRHLTMLGLGGVIGAGLFVGSGAGIAVAGPGIVVSYLIAGALAMCVMRMLGEMSAAMPASGSFSVHAERALGRWAGFSVGWLYWFLLVVVLAVEATGAAQIAHGWAPAVPQWAWVLVFMLVFTGANLAAVKNFGEFEFWFAALKIFAIVAFLLLGLLAIFGVLPDTDPTGLTHLTGDGGFLPNGWEGVISGVLAVVFAFGGLEVVTIAAAESDDPVRSVARAVRSAVYRILFFYVGSMLVIVTVLPWTAQKAGASPYVTVLDSIGVPSAGTIMNIVVFVALLSALNANLYGSSRMVFSLAERGEAPKALLKVSGGGVPRRAVLASVAFGFVSVVLNLKWPDSVFLYMLNSVGAVLLFVWALIAVSQLRLRRRIEREAPERLVLRMWAFPYLTWVALAAMAAVLGLMLTDDGARPQLLWSAGATGLVLAVAGLREWRERRA, from the coding sequence ATGCACGACGCACCCCCCGATGAATCGGCACCCGGCACCGGGGAACCGCTCGGCACCGGGGAACCGCTCGGCGGCGGGCTCAAGCAGCGGCACCTCACCATGCTCGGGCTCGGCGGGGTCATCGGGGCCGGGCTCTTCGTGGGGTCGGGAGCGGGGATCGCGGTCGCGGGGCCCGGAATCGTCGTCTCGTATCTGATCGCGGGCGCGCTCGCGATGTGCGTGATGCGGATGCTGGGCGAGATGTCGGCGGCGATGCCCGCGTCGGGGTCGTTCTCCGTGCACGCGGAGCGGGCGCTCGGCCGCTGGGCCGGGTTCAGCGTCGGCTGGCTCTACTGGTTCCTGCTGGTGGTCGTGCTCGCCGTGGAGGCGACCGGCGCCGCGCAGATCGCCCACGGCTGGGCGCCGGCGGTCCCGCAGTGGGCCTGGGTGCTGGTCTTCATGCTCGTCTTCACGGGCGCCAACCTCGCGGCGGTGAAGAACTTCGGCGAGTTCGAGTTCTGGTTCGCGGCGCTGAAGATCTTCGCGATCGTGGCGTTCCTGCTGCTCGGACTGCTCGCGATCTTCGGGGTGCTGCCGGACACCGACCCCACGGGCCTCACCCACCTCACCGGTGACGGCGGTTTCCTGCCCAACGGCTGGGAGGGCGTGATCTCCGGGGTCCTCGCGGTCGTCTTCGCCTTCGGCGGCCTGGAGGTCGTCACGATCGCGGCCGCCGAGTCCGACGACCCGGTCCGCTCGGTCGCCCGCGCGGTGCGCAGCGCCGTCTACCGCATCCTCTTCTTCTACGTCGGCTCGATGCTGGTCATCGTGACCGTGCTGCCGTGGACCGCGCAGAAGGCGGGGGCCAGCCCGTACGTCACGGTGCTCGACTCCATCGGCGTGCCGTCCGCCGGGACGATCATGAACATCGTGGTGTTCGTGGCCCTGCTCTCGGCGCTCAACGCCAATCTGTACGGGTCCTCCCGGATGGTCTTCTCCCTCGCCGAGCGCGGCGAGGCACCGAAGGCGCTCCTGAAGGTGTCCGGCGGCGGGGTGCCGCGCCGCGCGGTCCTCGCCTCGGTCGCGTTCGGGTTCGTATCGGTCGTACTCAATCTGAAGTGGCCCGACTCGGTCTTTCTCTACATGCTCAACTCGGTCGGCGCGGTGCTGCTGTTCGTCTGGGCGCTCATCGCGGTGTCGCAGCTGCGGCTGCGGCGGCGCATCGAGCGCGAGGCCCCGGAGCGGCTGGTGCTGCGGATGTGGGCCTTCCCGTATCTGACCTGGGTGGCGCTGGCCGCGATGGCCGCCGTGCTCGGCCTGATGCTGACCGACGACGGGGCGCGGCCGCAGCTTCTGTGGTCGGCGGGCGCGACGGGGCTCGTACTGGCGGTGGCGGGGCTGCGGGAGTGGCGCGAGCGGCGAGCGTGA
- a CDS encoding FAD-binding oxidoreductase, whose translation MDFTAQRLVFRPGDAGYEDELAGFQTGFVTRPDLVVGATSAQDVVAAVSYAAEHGLPVGVQATGHGLPGASEGGVLISTRRMDTVRVDADARTVTVGAGARWGQVVEAAAPHGLAPLNGSAPGVGAVSYTLGGGLPILAREFGYAADHVRSLDVVTADGTPRHVTADSAPELFWGLLGGGANLGVVTELEIGLVPVARLYGGSIAFDGRTTPPDALLRGYEEWTRTLPEELTSSLAAVVYPDIPQLPPPLRGRYLVSVRVAFTGPAAEGERLVAPLRALGPAVSDTLREMPYTESPTIHSDPDFPHAYYGDSVLLSGLDVAAAGELLALTGPDADAMHVVQINHLGGALARPAPNAVPYREAGWLVRILSPLDGTDVAAARKLHARAFGCVAGQSLGRSLNFAFGGGDRPEGLYDAETRKRLAALKVTYDPANLFRRNYDVR comes from the coding sequence GTGGATTTCACCGCCCAGCGACTCGTGTTCCGGCCCGGCGACGCCGGGTACGAGGACGAACTCGCCGGATTCCAGACCGGTTTCGTGACGCGGCCCGACCTCGTCGTCGGCGCCACGAGCGCCCAGGACGTCGTCGCCGCCGTGTCGTACGCCGCCGAACACGGCCTCCCCGTCGGAGTGCAGGCCACCGGGCACGGGCTTCCCGGCGCCTCGGAGGGCGGAGTCCTGATCAGTACGCGGCGCATGGACACCGTCCGGGTCGACGCCGACGCCCGGACCGTCACCGTGGGCGCCGGTGCCCGCTGGGGCCAGGTCGTCGAGGCCGCGGCGCCCCACGGGCTCGCCCCGCTGAACGGCTCGGCGCCGGGCGTCGGCGCCGTCTCGTACACGCTGGGCGGCGGCCTCCCCATCCTGGCCAGGGAGTTCGGATACGCGGCGGACCACGTCCGCTCGCTGGACGTCGTCACGGCCGACGGCACCCCGCGCCATGTCACCGCCGACAGCGCCCCCGAGCTGTTCTGGGGCCTGCTCGGCGGCGGCGCGAACCTCGGCGTGGTCACGGAGCTGGAGATCGGCCTGGTGCCGGTGGCGAGGCTCTACGGCGGGTCCATCGCGTTCGACGGGCGTACGACGCCGCCGGACGCCCTGCTGCGCGGCTACGAGGAGTGGACGCGGACCCTGCCCGAGGAGCTGACCTCCTCGCTGGCGGCGGTGGTCTACCCCGACATCCCCCAGCTCCCGCCGCCCCTGCGGGGCCGCTACCTCGTCTCGGTGCGCGTCGCGTTCACGGGACCGGCGGCCGAGGGCGAGCGGCTCGTGGCGCCCTTGCGCGCGCTCGGGCCCGCCGTGTCGGACACGCTGCGGGAGATGCCGTACACCGAGAGCCCCACCATTCACAGCGACCCGGACTTCCCGCACGCCTACTACGGGGACAGCGTGCTGCTGAGCGGCCTCGACGTCGCCGCGGCCGGTGAACTGCTCGCGCTGACCGGCCCCGACGCCGATGCCATGCACGTCGTCCAGATCAACCACCTGGGCGGGGCGCTCGCGCGGCCCGCGCCGAACGCGGTGCCCTACCGCGAGGCGGGCTGGCTCGTGCGGATCCTCTCCCCGCTGGACGGCACGGACGTCGCGGCGGCGCGGAAGCTGCACGCGCGGGCGTTCGGGTGCGTGGCGGGGCAGAGCCTCGGGCGGTCCCTGAACTTCGCGTTCGGCGGCGGTGACCGGCCCGAGGGGCTGTACGACGCGGAAACGCGGAAGAGGCTCGCCGCGTTGAAGGTCACGTACGACCCGGCGAACCTCTTCAGGCGGAACTACGACGTCCGTTAG